The following nucleotide sequence is from Candidatus Babeliales bacterium.
GGCCTGACGGCCCATGGTACGAACTTCTTGTGGGGAAAGACGAATCACTTTACCGTTAGTATCAATCAAGAGCAAATCAGAGTGGTCAGTAATACTTACCAAACCAATTACCGTACCGTTACGACCGCCGGTTGGAATAGTTCTTACACCAACACCACCACGATGCGCAACACGGAAATCAGCAACTTTAACGCGCTTACCATAACCCATTGATGTTGCAAACAAGACAGCACCTTCAGCATGAATAATAACCATACCAACAACAAAATCGTTCTTGCGCAAGTTAATACCACGCACACCTGCTGCTTGGCGGCCCATAGCACGTACTTCAGTTTCTTTGAAGTGAATACCTTGACCATTGTTAGTTGCAATAATAATTGAATCGTTACCATTACTCATACCGCAAAACGCCAGCTCATCGCCTTCGTTCAGGTTAAGCGCACGGATACCGGTACTACGCACCTTAACAAATGACATCGCATCGGTTTTCTTAATTTTACCTTGCTTGGTTACCATGACAATAAACTTGTCTTTCATGTCTCTGGTACACAGCAATTTAACTACTTTTTCTTCAGGCGGCAGATTAAGCACGTTAACAATAGCACGACCACGCGAGGTACGAGAACCTTCTGGCACTTGGAATACCGTCATGCTAAACAGACGACCCGTGTTGGTAAAGAACAACAACTCGTCATGGGTTTGCGTAACATATGCATCTTCCATCACGTCGTCGGCATCGGTCAAGTCGGCCATGCCTTTCTTACCTTTACCACCACGATGTTGTACGGCATACAGCGACAACGGCACACGTTTAATGTATCCCTTGCGCGTCAACGTTACTACAACGTCTTCGTCTGGAATTAAATCCGCTTCGCTTAAAATATCAATTGCAGGACCAATCTTGGTTCTGCGTTCATCGCCATACTGCTTCTTGATAATTTCAAGCTCTTCAGCAATTTCTTTTTTCAAAACAACTTCGTCACTTAAAATCAGTTCTAACTTAGTAATAAGCTTATGCAGCTCGCTAATTTCTTGATGAATCTTGTCTTGCTCAAGACCGGTCAAACGTTGCAAGCGCATTTCAAGAATCGCTTTAGACTGTTCTTCGCTCAACTTAAAGTTTTGGTTAAGTAACTGCATTGCTTCTTGTGTTGTTTGTGCCGTTTTAATTAAAGCAACAACACTATCAATGTTTTCAAGAGCTAAAAGCAAACCAAGCAAAATATGCTCACGAGCTCTACTTTTAGCCAAGTCAAACTCAGTACGCTTGGTAATAATTTCTTTACGATAAAGCAAGAAATGGTCAAGTATTTCGCGTAACGTAAACAAAATTGGACGGTTTTGATAAAGCGCTAACAAGATAATAGACATTGAAGATTGCAAAGCCGTATGCTTATACAACTGATTCAAGGTCACTTGTGCGTTTTCGCCACGCTTAATTTCAATAACCACGCGAATACCGTTACGGTC
It contains:
- the gyrA gene encoding DNA gyrase subunit A; its protein translation is DGQGNWGSVDGDNAAAMRYTEVRMAKIARDMLADIEKETVPFVPNFDESRLEPTLLPARIPSLLVNGSTGIAVGMATSVPPHNMREIVDACIEILNNPDMSEDRLLQLVPAPDFPTGGIICGRAGIVKAYRTGHGRVVVRGVVDVEEDKRRSALIIREIPYQVNKADLITKIADLVKNKVIESISDIRDESDRNGIRVVIEIKRGENAQVTLNQLYKHTALQSSMSIILLALYQNRPILFTLREILDHFLLYRKEIITKRTEFDLAKSRAREHILLGLLLALENIDSVVALIKTAQTTQEAMQLLNQNFKLSEEQSKAILEMRLQRLTGLEQDKIHQEISELHKLITKLELILSDEVVLKKEIAEELEIIKKQYGDERRTKIGPAIDILSEADLIPDEDVVVTLTRKGYIKRVPLSLYAVQHRGGKGKKGMADLTDADDVMEDAYVTQTHDELLFFTNTGRLFSMTVFQVPEGSRTSRGRAIVNVLNLPPEEKVVKLLCTRDMKDKFIVMVTKQGKIKKTDAMSFVKVRSTGIRALNLNEGDELAFCGMSNGNDSIIIATNNGQGIHFKETEVRAMGRQAAGVRGINLRKNDFVVGMVIIHAEGAVLFATSMGYGKRVKVADFRVAHRGGVGVRTIPTGGRNGTVIGLVSITDHSDLLLIDTNGKVIRLSPQEVRTMGRQAKGVRLVRLDAGQNLSALLAFEPHEDEIEEGDATPPASPEGSAQVSPIGEPAAEDLMEEDDMLEEEDFMEEPEEEEELEDEDELDEDEDEDDEEIN